One Harpia harpyja isolate bHarHar1 chromosome 23, bHarHar1 primary haplotype, whole genome shotgun sequence genomic window, ttttttttctgctattgaAAGTATTTGTACTGTCTGTTCCTTTTTGTAGCCTCTTGAAGATATCTTCTACTTGCTTCCTGGGGCCTTTCACCCCAAAGACAGTTTTTACTTCCTCTGGGTAATCTGGTTTTCATTATCTGGCTAAAAAGCATTGCTAAAAGTGCAAATGATATGACTGGAACTTATCTTTCTTCTGCAGGCCCTATTGGCGGTGTTACTACTCAAATACAGATGCAGTCATTTATGTAGTGGACAGCTGCGATCGAGACAGAATTGGCACTTCAAAATCAGAGCTTGTTGCTATGTTAGAGGTAAGAAAACAAGGATGATGTACCAGTAGAACAGacattgaaatgaaaatttttttttggagCGAATGTGATATTAATTCAGTGAATCAAGCGAAGCTCAACTTCACTTTTGAAACTTCAGCCCTTAGAATAGGCCTGTGCAACACTTCTGACTGAAAAACACTAACTATGCTGCAGATGTTTCACAGTTTTGTGCAGCATTGTCTGCATTTGTCTGTAGCCTTTTGGTCGTGTGAAAATTTATCTGTTGGCACGGACAGCTGCTCCGTACTTCAGCAGTGGCAAAGTCAGGCCCTGAAGGATTAACAGTAATTAGTATCCTACTGTGTTCTGAAGCTGAAGAACATACATATGTAGAACAGGGTAATATGAGCAAGAAGATGAGCTGAGCAaaacttgccccccccccccccccaaattccagAATTCCTGCAAGTTTTTTGATATGCCTCATTAAATCCAATTACCAGCTTGTTTCATAATGTAACAGGCATAAATAGCCATATTTTGAAATTGCTCCTGTGTGGTATCCTGCTGGAATGGAAAGTACCATTCTTTCACTGAAGAATTTTGTaaagaacaaaaatcagaaaactgaaaaacattgaGAGCTGCTGAAGCTTCTTTTCATTCTATGGATTTTCTCTGCTTAAATAAATTCAATAAAAGTCTCTGCAACAACCTGCATGATTCTGCTTTTTTTAGGAAGAAGAGTTGAAGAAAGCCATTTTGGTCGTGTTTGCAAATAAGCAGGACATGGAACAGGCCATGACTCCCACAGAAATGGCAAACGCGCTTGGCTTACCAGCTTTGAAGGACCGAAAATGGCAGATATTCAAAACCTCCGCAACTAAAGGCACAGGGCTTGATGAAGCAATGGAGTGGTGAGTAACAGTCTTGTTATGCTACCTTCATTAGAAAAATAGCTGTtacaggttttggggtttggttttttttaagactggaTCTGTAGAAGGTCTGTCTGATGTAAAAGACAAGAGTCCACATTAGAAGAAAGAGTAGCTTTCTCCTGAAAGTATTTTGACATTACTGGAAAGTCATTTCAATTAACTGACTTGACTTAACCTTTTTCCTAGGTTGGTGGAGGCCTTGAAGAGCAGGCAGTGATACAAAGCTGACTGCTGCAAAGAAGTTTCAGCTATATCCAACATCCTTCTTTCTGCAGACAGGTATTTTCAGGCCACAGATGCTTGTAAATAGGACAGATTTGAGTTTGACTCCTGTAACATGGATGCCTCTCTTGATTGTAAAACTGAACCAAGTGAATGTCTGTGTACAGTATGatattccatttctttctttctgtttaaaggaTGTACTTACGTTAATTTGTATAAAAGTCTTACTGGCTGGGAaaggggtttttgtgtgtgtcccTCCCCCCTGTTGGTGGTTTTAAGTTTGAGTGAGTGGCTATGATATTCATGTAAttaaaacactaataaaatcTGGAACTGTCAGCTGTACTCATATGTGTGTTGCTTTGCTAAAGGCTGCTCACTTACTTACAGAAACAAGTCCAGCTGCTGCCAGTTCTAACAAACAAACAGCCACATAGCTGAACAGTTAAGGAAGTctcctgaagctgctgctgttatACTTCAGAATCCTTCAGCATAGATGTGCTGTTAAGAGTGGAGGACAGCAACAGAGATAATTAGCATAGCCCTAGCTGTTAACGTACCACTGGTTTtctgagaggaaaataaatgtcttcagTAGCCACCTACAGCCCTGATGTGCCAGGGCCACAATCTGGATTTAACTTCCACCTTCATAAGCTGTTATTCCTATACTCTCAGCTCAGCCAGAAATGACAGTTAAGTCACTCAATATAGCTGCAGAAACTGAAAGATGAATCAAAAAGTCGTGAGGCAGACTATCCAGGAGCTAGGATGTGCACAGGCATGAACGCAGTCATCACATAAcctatcttttaaaaatgaagtaaaatttaatataaaagatATGGTGGTTGTCCATTCATCTGTACATGCTgtagtaaatacacaaattgaaAAGCTTTTAGTTAAGATCCTAGATGACAAAGAGGACatgaaaaaatactaataaatacaattaaaatatgtaaatactttttcttttaaaaacagtaattagTTCTTTagcttgaaatttctttttataaattaatcctcaaggaaggaaaaagcctTTTCATTCCACCATTGCTAAATCTTTCACTGCATGACTTCGAGGTCTCTTGGCCTTGTAGGTAGGGCGCAGGGattctatttttctcttcctggttTCTGCTTTATTCTTATGTCTCTTCAGCTTCCTCCTTGCAGCAATGTCAGGGTTTGCTACAGTCTAGTGAAAAAGAACATATTTGTTTAGctgcaacaaacaaacaactgtcCCTGTAAACATCAGGTACTTCCTAAGAAACTGGTGACGGGTAAGACAACACACAGGTTTTCTCAGGCTCCTCAAAACTGAGGGGATTCCGGCTGCTCTGCCCCGGTTTACCACCGCTCTTCAGGCAAGCGGGAAAGCACAGTGCACTGTCAGCCAGAACCTGCGCAAGGGCCTGAGCTTAAAACAGTTTCTTGCAGAGTTTCGGAAATGAAACAAGGAAACTGTCCCAATTCAGGATGAAGTTCTTCCTCAAGCTCACCTTCCCGGTCAGCTCTCAAGCCTTCAGAGAAACCctatttctttttcccagaagagaaagcagagtcTTACCTGCAACGCCCTCTGCTTTTTCCTCATGGCTCTTTTCCGATTGGCCTgtttctgcacagaagaaaaggcaAGCGAAAAAGCCTCCAGTCCAACTAACTTCTTGAGCAGTTCTATGATTTCTTGGGAGAGGTTCTTCAGTGTTGGatctaataaaacaaaatgaacttGCTTAATCTTTTCAGCATATGGAATGAAAGCCAAGAGCCCAGTGAGGATTCCCCTTTCTTTACTAAAAGATGACTGCACAGATTCATCTTGCCCAATATGCTGTAGAGAGCAGAGCAAGGGCGCTTGTGAAATCTGCTGGTTCTTCACCAGCCTTCCCAGAGGACCACAAGGGGCCCTTCACAcaggcaaacaaaaaataatgtttctgagaagcaaaagtttttttcaaaaggaTAATGGAATCCCAGAGGTTATTAAAAGTATATAGCCAGCAGGGCTCTTCTGGAATAGGCTTTGTTGGACATAAAAATGATTCCAGCCTTGTCAGTCAGCATCTCTGCCCAGTATGCACAGTAAGGCCTGGCTGAATGGTTAATTACAACATATTAACTacaatcactgaaaaaaatatattgggggtgaggggggaaggCCACAAAGAGATGCTAAGGGAAAAGTGAGAGCAGGGCAAATGTTTCCCTCAGTCTTCCAATAGATCCCTCTTCCACACGCTTGTACAGCCTCCAGAGAAGCTCATGTAAGCTGCTcgcccccacaacatccttcagTGACAAGTTCCCTGGGTCTACAGCCCCCATCATGTGAAAAACCATCTCTGCAGTTACTCTGAAAAATCATTTGAAGGCTCCTGCTTCTTGTGTTGgtggaaaaagcaaaaagttgATCTTTATCCACTCACGATACTGTCAATTTCTACCATATCTTTTCCAAAGCTGCTCTTACTTgcctagctaaaaaaaaaaaaaaatggtagccAAGGCAGCTGTTCCTTACCTAGAACGCTGTTACTGCGCTCCTCCAAGTTTTTTCAGTTCTCCTGTATCCTTTCTGAGATGTGGGGACCCAGTGCTGCACACTAAATTTTCATGGCATATACAAACCACAGATTTACAGTaatcttttttttggtttgttgtctGTTCTTTTCCTGACATTGGATTTTGCTGGACTTAATGCATTTTCATGAACTACCTAAACACCAGTGTCTTGCTCCTAAGCCAAGAATCCCTCGTGTTAAATGGGAAGTTGGTTTGTCTTTCCCCCACCAGGCGCAACTTCTTAAGACCTTTTAAACAAATGTGGATCTCCAGGGAGAAACGAGTGTTGTTGCTCAGGTAGCATCTAGCAGGACAGAGCGACCTGGACTCAttcaggaggaagggagaagttCTGTGCACCGTTCCACAGGCGTACGCCTGCCCGCACACAGCCCCTGCTGCATTCCCGCAGCAGACAgctctcttcccctgcctgcaaaGGTTCCTTTCTTTCAGTCACTGTGCACACATGCCACACACTAAAGgtcattttctctttatttcaaaAGGGGGAGCTTGGGGAAAACACCAAGCAACCACCACCGAACTGGCAATTCCAACTTGTACAGTCCCTTGCTCTACTGTAACACAAGCTGCCATAAAACATACCCTGGTttacattaaaaccaaaacacactttTAACCACAGGGCATGGATCTTCATGCCCCAAAGCCTCACAGCAGATCTAACATGGCAATTCAAAAATAATGACGCCTGACAACAGTCTTGTTCTGACTTCCTGAAGAGCCACGCTCTGTTCCTCTCCTCAGCAAGGACTCCACGAGTCTTGCCACCATGAGTCCACCTACGAGTACTGAGCTTTTTCCACTACATCACATACTCAGGCTTTACTCACTTGCATGCAGGAGCCTGCCTAACTTTATTCCAGTCTTCGTCAAcacatagatttttctttcagctgtcatACACTCTCCTCCTTTCCTGATGCTTTAGTTAGACTACAAGCAGGTAAAATTCACCAATTACAGCATCTGTCTCAACAGACAAAAGGAATGACGGGCGGTGTTTGTGCCGAGGCAGAGCTCTGACACACTTTCCTCTTTGCTAGTCTTTGTGAGGGAAATCACTTACCTTGCTCCGCATAGGTGCTGTTCAGCTCCCTGTACAGAGGGGTGAGAATTGTTGGAAGGTACGGCTTGATCCTGTCTTTCCCCAGATCCACTGAGACTGCTCCCAGGAACTTAAAGATGCAGCTTCTCTGAAAATGAGCGTGTGGGACATGAAGTAAGGAAGGTTGGAAGGACAGTGCCTAACTGAACTGCTGCAGGAGGGCTGTGCATCACTGTTCAATGTACAAGGCGTGGTTTCAGACACCTGAGTCAGAAACTCACTGCTGTTACAAGCTCTTACTGCAGCCAAGTACAGCCTTTAGATGAGACACAACCCCATGGGATCGGTAAATGCGTGAGCTGTGACTCCGCTGTGTTGGCAGCTGTTAACAGTTTGAACAACGGGCTTGTTCTCACTGTCCTCTACCGAGGCAGCTGAAGACATGAAAGCTCAACCTCTCCAACTCTGCACCACGGGGAACCACAGTGCTTTTCCTGACACTCTCCCACACCCTCCCCTTCTCCTAGCAAGTAACTCCACACTGCCATTCCCCTGCCTGCATCAACTTAGCACTCTTGGGCTTTGAAAGGCAGTGCTCTGTCCCCTTCAGCTCGGTGCCTGTGGGTTTACCACCCTTCCACCACCCCACAAGAAGGCTGGAAGCATCAGCAAGGAGAAGCAGAGTGGCACAAGGCTTTCCTGAGAATCCCAAACTGAAATGCTTGTTTCCTTGGCACCTCCTACTCCTCGCTTCAGCgccagctcccagcaccctctGCAGCTGGTCCCCTGGAAGCAAAGAGCCAGAGCAACACTCTCCTGTGGAAGTGCCTACCACATCAAAAGCAGTCGGTCTAACCCTGTTCTTACCTTTAAAGGCACCTTAGGGGAATATGCTGCTTCTCGCTTTGCCATGAGAGAGAGCTTCTTCATTAACCACAGCAATGTGGCTGGCTGGCCTTTCTCTTCTGTgtcctctctttctccctctccttgagcagaaatgtctttctcttcctcatcttctgAGGCCTCCTGCTCTTCCACTTCACAGCCGTGTTCTCCTTCAGCCTCTTTACCTTCTTCTGAGGCAGGGGCTAGCAAGTAAACAACTTTGGCCACAAAAAGCAAATTCTTTATAACCTGAAGTGCAAAAACAGAGTATTCAGTCACTGCGGGTTCCCTCATTGTCAGCACCAGGGTATGTAAGAGCCAAGACTAGATCTGAGAGAGGAATGTGCCAACCCAGGAGGCTGTAATGGCTTCACCCACTGCCATCCGAGCCACGTGACAGAGCATGTTGCTCCTAACAGGAAAGCCCACCTCAGTATACTCCTGCAGTTTGGGAGTCTTTCCCCATGAGCTACTGTGCCTTTTGGGCTCCAGCACTTCCTGAGGCAGGGCTGCTCCTTTTGTCTTCTCCACCTCTGGCACAACCTGGCTCTCCACAAGGAAACCTCTGACCAGGTTCACAGTGGAGTCAGACCTTCAAGCAACAGTGTAAAGCTGGACCAAACGCTCCCAGCAAACAGCCAGGGCTCCAGTGCAGCTGCAGGGAACCAGCACCAGCGATCTGGATGCCTGCTCCTGGATATGGTTGCCCAACCTGCTCCAGTCCGGGCTGCAGAGCCAGGCTCTCCCCAACAGAAGGGACCCCAGTGCTGCCCTGCGCGGTGCCTCCCTTTTCTGTCCCTGCCACCCCTCAGCCCTTCCAGCAGGCTGACAACACGAGAGGGACTTTTCTGGGCCCCTCTGAGACAGGCACCTGCTCAGATGCCCTCAGCACGGAGCAGCTGGCCCTGCACTGTGTATTTGCCCTGAGCCACCACCAGCCCACAGCGCTGCCGTCCTGACGAGGACGCAAGACTCCCTCacgggccggggccggctctgtgccctcctgcagccccagacCCGCTCCTGCTCTtacctgctctcccagagacagGTCCAGGAACTTGGACTGCAGCTGATGGCAGAATGCAAACACCAGTTCCTTCAtctggggagaggaaaaaggagaagggaaTTACTCTATGAAAGGGAGCCAGTAGCAGAAACTCAAAGCAGTGTTTTGCAGTCACCAAAGGTGGTTCCCGGGAGAGGCCAAGGGATCAGCTCAGCACACCTTCTGCTCGCATCTTGCAGCCTAGAGGGGAATC contains:
- the ARL1 gene encoding ADP-ribosylation factor-like protein 1 — translated: MGGFFSTIFSSLFGTREMRILILGLDGAGKTTILYRLQVGEVVTTIPTIGFNVETVTYKNLKFQVWDLGGQTSIRPYWRCYYSNTDAVIYVVDSCDRDRIGTSKSELVAMLEEEELKKAILVVFANKQDMEQAMTPTEMANALGLPALKDRKWQIFKTSATKGTGLDEAMEWLVEALKSRQ